From Mytilus edulis chromosome 8, xbMytEdul2.2, whole genome shotgun sequence, one genomic window encodes:
- the LOC139484567 gene encoding spartin-like translates to MATCADARPRDRVPPPRPPSLHQADQTDYKTIQSYHDNAYKHIEKGLSADESENFDEAVNQYRAGLQFLDKGLAIDCEKLKATEEKKDSAKLLQQKMTKTKLQIEYRLQSIEVQRNVHSRHPTTPMDLNQPPSYEDVMSESGSSISDTTFQSLGDSIMSDESSEVFDADATEIYNIPDGVQIFFITPEGYVSAPSYPSSLKIFKFISEPTVRTGQRPPAFLQVNSWVYPLQPGASPALKATNGAYVFPDTTDRPGSAVGLMLPDTMSLTDKDVFESVLSSMTMMQDQEVVAEIREPTAPPEEREVIPSEGETKEDESTSAKISKGIAVASSWITWGIEKGAEKAGHYIKVGSEKIKEKLKPEERAKEIDPRVIQGVQYARRGTHTAVKVSSYVVKKLGEATMAVGRELAPHIKKHGEKLLPDSVKGKSSDGKSKVDGVLDVAGAGLIGFSAVYLTLEAAAKALGRNLANETVTLVDYKYGSQAGLLAEHGMYAVGNTVLTVNNVDNLGIKAVAKRTAKETGKALIMDINEGRKTKPTDSTVITQTKKS, encoded by the exons ATGGCCACTTGTGCTGATGCACGACCTCGTGATAGAGTTCCCCCACCTAGACCACCATCCCTCCATCAGGCAGATCAAACTGACTATAAAACAATACAATCTTACCATGATAATGCTTACAAACATATAGAGAAAGGTCTGTCGGCAGACGAGAGTGAAAACTTTGATGAAGCAGTTAATCAATACAGAGCTGGATTACAGTTCTTAGACAAAGGTCTGGCAATAGATTGTGAGAAACTTAAAGCTACAGAAGAGAAAAAAGACTCTGCCAAATTATtacaacaaaaaatgacaaaaaccaAACTTCAGATAGAATATAGGCTTCAGAGTATAGAAGTCCAAAGAAACGTACATTCTAGACATCCCACTACACCTATGGATTTAAATCAACCTCCGTCATACGAGGACGTGATGTCAGAATCTGGGTCGTCAATCAGTGACACAACGTTTCAGTCCCTTGGAGATTCTATAATGAGTGATGAATCATCAGAAGTTTTTGATGCTGATGCTacagagatatataatattccaGATGGTGTCCAGATTTTCTTTATAACACCAGAAGGATACGTTAGTGCTCCGTCATATCCAAGTTCactgaaaatattcaaatttataagTGAACCTACTGTTAGAACTGGTCAGCGCCCTCCAGCCTTTTTACAAGTCAATAGTTGGGTGTACCCCTTACAACCAGGGGCCTCTCCAGCTTTAAAAGCTACTAATGGGGCTTATGTCTTCCCTGATACAACAGACAGACCAg GATCAGCCGTAGGTTTAATGTTACCAGACACAATGTCATTAACAGACAAAGATGTTTTTGAGTCAGTTTTATCTTCTATGACCATGATGCAAGACCAAGAGGTTGTAGCAGAAATAAGAGAACCCACAGCACCCCCTGAAGAAAGGGAGGTAATACCGTCAGAAGGAGAAACTAAAGAAGACGAATCTACCAGTGCTAAAATATCAAAAGGGATCGCAGTGG catCAAGTTGGATAACATGGGGTATTGAAAAAGGAGCAGAAAAAGCTGGCCATTATATAAAAGTTGGATCtgaaaaaatcaaagaaaaattaaaaccTGAGGAAAGAGCTAAAGAAATTGATCCAAGAGTTATACAAGGAGTCCAGTATGCTAGGAGAGGGACACACACGGCTGTCAAAGTCAGTTCTTATGTGG TGAAGAAGCTTGGAGAAGCTACAATGGCAGTTGGGAGGGAGTTAGCACCACACATAAAGAAACATGGTGAAAAACTACTTCCTGATTCAGTCAAGGGAAAATCTTCAGATGGAAAATCTAAAGTAGATGGTGTTCTTGATGTTGCTGGGGCAGGTCTCATAG gTTTCAGTGCAGTGTACCTAACATTAGAAGCAGCAGCCAAGGCTCTGGGTAGAAACCTCGCCAATGAAACAGTGACTCTGGTGGATTACAA ATATGGTAGTCAGGCAGGATTGTTAGCAGAGCACGGGATGTATGCTGTTGGTAACACTGTGTTGACTGTTAATAATGTGGACAATTTAGGAATCAAGGCCGTGGCAAAGAGGACAGCAAAAGAAACAGGCAAGGCCCTGATAATGGACATAAACGAAGGAAGGAAAACTAAACCAACAGACTCTACAGTTATCACACAAACTAAAAAGTCTTGA